In Meleagris gallopavo isolate NT-WF06-2002-E0010 breed Aviagen turkey brand Nicholas breeding stock chromosome 6, Turkey_5.1, whole genome shotgun sequence, the genomic stretch TTTAAAGTGATGTATAATGAAATTGACATTGACTTTAAGCATTTTTTGAGGTGTTATTTAAATAAGGATGTCAGATTAGGATGTGACTGCAGGGGGTAAGGTGGTATGGAGCTTACCTACTAATGAGGCATTTATACTTCTGAGGTGGTTGGTTCTAGCTTCTGTATGGACAAATACAAAGCTGAATACACAGCAGAATACAGGCTCTGTTGCATGGGACTGGAATTAACTGCAGCACCTGATCATTTATGACaagttgtgtgttttttgtgtaTCAAGTTTATCCAGCTTCTCCATCTGTAtagcacacagaaaaataagtttatgtagctatttaaaaataagttactTGAATGTGGAGgatgaagttatttttatcCCAAGATGAATAGCCACATACTGAATGTTTTCCTAGATCTCCAAAACTGATTTGAATTTGCACATACTTGATGTGGAATCCTTTATAGACGTTCTCAGGATAAGACAATATGTAGGCTTATTAGAGTTGTTTTAAAGGGTTCTACATGGCTCTTAAAAAATACCTTTGTTGTTCCTAGGCTAATGTGGAACACTTgactgaaaagatgaaaaccaGTATCCAGCGTGGTTTAGTGCTGAGGTAAGCAAAAGTGCTTTCAGTAGATGAAGTCTGTGATTTCAGTGCAAAGCTGTTTGGCCTCTCATGAAGACACTTTAAGTTTATATTCTCTGATTGTTCTGTGTAATACAAGATGATTAACAGAGCTATTGCTCTAGAAGACAAGTCTGGGAGCTGTCTGGAAGCTGAAATCGAAAACTTACTTCTTTCTATggaaatatatttgctttatgaTCTGATACTTCATTATATTTTCAACCTGTTTTGTCATTTACTGCAGATTCTTAATAATGTAGAAACTACTATTTGTGTACATACGTGCATTACAGCCTTTACTATGAAAATTATACTTAAGTTTTAcaagataaaacatttttcaaaaaatcatAATTCTTAAAACATACTTCACAATGATACATTCATAGATATCCTTAATCAGTCcacagcttctctctctctctttctctcttctatAAAGATCTATTTTCAGTGTGTTGAGTAGCAAAgagttgaaaaataaatgctacaGTAAATTGTACAAGGAAACCATTATAGTTGTATAGATTCTACTGCTAATGTGATCAGGGTAAAAAAGGAATACTTGATATTTACAGTATTAATAAGGAACAGACAGGTATTACTCATTATCTATGTGTTTATAAATTGTATAAAGCATGTAACTACTCGGATTACGCATTTTCCATCTGCATAGTGAATATGTTGGAATTAAAATGGTATTTCTCACTACATTATTCAATAATGGAATCAGGCTGACCTGTCTGTACTGTGGGTGTAGTAAAAATAACACATCCATGAAAGATGAAACCAGATCTGGATGTAAATATCCAAGTGATGATTGCTGGTATCAAGAAACTGGGAAAACATCTGTTATGCAATAAGCAGGGAATGTCTTTACAACTAATAGTTGATTTGCTAACAGTATTTGGCCTGAATTGTTACAGAAATGAGAATTGCAATGAGAACTACACAACTGACTTCATTTATCAGCTGTattctgaagaaggaaaaggagtgTTTGACTGTCGAAAAAATGTTCTGGGCCACATGCAGCAGGTAAAACTGAGCTTAACATTTCCAGACATGCTTATCAGCATAAAGAACGTACACTATTCAAGCATGTCAAGTAAATCTGACTCAGgattaaagaaaatgtgtggatttttgtttgtagGTAACTCAGAGGTGCTTATTAACATTAAATTTAATtgtaattccttttttaaattctataaaaaatgctttagcttcttattttcatttctgtctatattaataaaatttcacttttttttcatagatactacagttattttttcttgtaatacATATTTAGAGCATAACTTTCTACCCATCCATAACCTATCTGATCCTGAATTCTGATAAAATTTGGTTAAGAAATTATGTGCAGGTGGATTATCCTGGTAGAAAAGACAACATTTAACTATTCCTTATGATCTTTGTACCTTCCCCCTCTTTATCTTGCTGTACTGCTTGTTAGCGGGGCAAACTGAGTTTCTATTTTGGCTATGCTAACTAACAATACTGAAGTAGAGTCAAAGATACACATAGAGCTAAATTTCTAAATTACCTGCTTTGTTCTGTGCTGAAATGAGGTTACTTTATAAAGTGTGAGAGTGTGGTAGTGCTTTATGATCAgcactgagggaaaagaagatgaaagggCAAATACAACACCCTCCACTTATCTGAGTGAAAAGTATTATTGATTCATTGGGGATTCCACCCTGGaataacaaattttaaatgattCAGCTTATTTTTAGTGATAGGTTTTTCACTCTTGTTTGAGATGGGGAAGATGGAGTTAAGAGGTAGAGCAGCCATTAACAGAGAGGACTGATAAAACAAAACTATGAATATTGAATTAACACAGTTAAATTTTCACACAGGGTGGGGCACCTTCACCATTTGACAGAAACTTTGGGACAAAGATTTCTGCGAAAGCTATGCAGTGGATCTCCAAAAAACTGAAGGAAACCTATCGGAAAGGTGCAGAAATACTCAGTGCTATCTTGTTACTGCCTTTACTTAGCTATCAGTATATAAGACAATTTCcctacaaaaatatttgaatgtatGTTAGCTAGTCGATGCATTCCTTTCCATCTTATGTTTTTACTATTCAGTAATGTCTTTATGTGGTTTCTGCTGTAAGATTCCCTTCCATCAGTTGatattttagctgtttttcttaccaaccttttaaaaatcatagtGTGATTACAGTTTATCATGCATGAAGGAATTGCTGACTACATAGTTAcatctgttcttcctttttatttcatgatgGCTACATGGGAGACAGAAGAAGGTAATATGTCTTCTTTGGGAATTTTTGTAAAATACTCTTTACTAAAATCCAATTTAAATCTGGATATTCAAATTCAGTTTTACTGTTTATTAATTACACTATTTTCATGGCTAATCACCAAAGATAAACTTAAAAAGATCTCCTAACCTATTAAAGTACTAATGGATGTTTTACTACTATGTTAAATATACAGTAACTCCAAATAATTAGCCTGTTCCCATACAAGTGCGAATAAAAAAGATGctgaattatttcattctttttaggAAAAGTATTTGCCAATACCGATGATTCTGTCTGTTTGCTGGGAATGCGCAGACGCAACCTTGTTTTCCAACCAGTAGCTGAGCTGAAGAATGAAACAGACTTTGTGTATGTATACTCTGCTtacatttcaaacatttcaaaacaggCTTCCTTTCACCACATCAAATGAACATCTTTGCCCCAGTGCTGACACACAGCATTTGCCAACTGTTTTATTGGGCTTTTGTCTCTGGCTTACATTCAGACAGTGATTCACTTTGATTGTTCACTTGTCTTTTCAAACTACTCCCTTAATACTTATTTAATTCTGGGAGCCCACTGTCCTTTTCTATTACTACATTTGCTCTAATGTACAAGAATTGGCTTACTTCTGATTAAGTTTAGTGGAGCAGCATTTTTGAGTCTTAGATGCTATTCTCCCTCCCTGTGAAATACGCCATCTAGTACAGTCTATTCTCTTCTTTACTATTCTGTTCATATTTGGGCTAATGAAGAGCAATACTTGCTCCTATTTATGAAGATTATTATTACTGTCAGTATTGCCAAATGAGCTATGGTGTGTTTGTCTTAACTACTACATGATGACTCACTTCTTGTTTTTTCCTGCCTACCACTTACACAGACATAGGATTCCCATGGAGCAGTGGTGGCTGAAGCTGCGGCCACTGATGAAAATCCTGGCCAAATACAAGACCAGCTATGATGTTTCAGACTCGGGCCAACTGGAGCATGTTGCTATGCACagcccaaaggaagcagaaaccGGAGCCATCTAAAAAGATCATTTTTAGGTTGTTGGCATAGATGCACATTGTGAGTAACAATGCTTTAGAATCGttacagctttgttttgtaACATTTAAGTTATTGTACCAGCACTTTATGTGAAACACGACATTCACATGTCACACAGATTCTTTGTCCTGTATTTGTGTTATGTTTGAAACAAACCCTAGCCTCTAAATGAATAAGCACCATCTTACCAATACCGAGTGCATAGATCAGTGTTGCACTTACTAAAGAGTAAAACGTTACTCACCCACTGCACTTTGTTCCAGAATACTTACACCCAAAAATAAGTGTAGAGGGCTAGCTTTGTGTTAAAGTTACAGGATGTGCTTACTGTACCTGAAGTGAAATAAAGTACTGTTGCAAATGTCTTGAATGTGCTGTGTCAAACTGTATTAGCACTTGCTTCTAAACAAGTGAAACACAATGCTTCATGAAGAATTCTCTTCTCTTCCACACCTTAGCGTATAAGAGAAGTAGGACAGTAAGCTGTCTTTCATTGCTGCTTTGAATTTAGGCTAGTAAGTCTTCACTCTTCTTGTATAGGAATAGCTTATTTCAGGAACTAAAATTAAAAGAGATTCAGAAAAGCATAATGTGGCCCTTatttcacatttcctttcttataGCTTCTTTAAGGCTATAGCTACTCTTcctaataatggaaaacaacaaaaattagttcttaaaattttgttacagacagctgaaaaaaaaacatttttgtgtaGACTTCTGTTAACTGGATGATGACAAAAATTAAGTACTACTCCTGTAGTACCAAAATTTGATCAAATGTTCCCTAAAcaagcaagagaaaagctgaACTTAAATACACTGTGTATTTGCCCATTATACTGCCCTTCACCACAAACTTGGTTTGATGTGAGGTAGGATGCACTGGCACATACCTGTGACAGGAAGCTGGAATTAACAAAGAATGAAACCAATATAAAAGAGACATAGCACTTTATATATCCAATAGCAGACATATTTTCAACCAAATGCCATTTAGAACTCTGAGGTTCTacatatacaaaaatatttaatttatatagTATCTATATGTGATGGAAGGAGTGAGTCTTGAATAAAATACTAAAGTCTGTCTTTACTATAACAACAAATCATTCCTGCTCTCTAATACTGTATggttagaatttttttttacagttttaacTGATTTGTTGGACATTCCTACAAACAGCAATTGAAGTAGCATTTAAGCTGGGCCACAGCTCAGTTAAAAATTATTAGCTTTTCATATTATAGTCACAAAGATGGGCTTATTTTGTATGAGCTTGGATGTTCAGCCAGCTACTCATCGTTTGACCCATGAGGGATCTTTGGTGATATCCATATTTTCTGGGCCAAGTACAGCCAGCCCACGAGTGCTCTTCCCAACTGCAAGATACctgcaagaagaaacaaatatgtTGCTGCATTCAGTATTCTGTGACTCTCCTATGtaagttaaaatatttcaggaaaaaaagctgttggATATAAACCTATTGTTTGCTTTTACAACAGCTTTTTGAAtttacagtgtttttttccccagccaTCACAATACAACAGTCACTGGGGCCTAGCCATAACTAGTGTATCTGCTTAAACTTCTGCAGTGGAATTCATGGCTAAATAAGCACAAAGTGGTAGTAGTCAAGAAGAACCAACTCATTTGGCCAGGAGTTGGACAGCAGAGGAGACGTTCTTTAGAATTTCTGGgtttttgaaaaatagaacAATCACCTGCAGATTCAGAATGTAGGAGGGAGGTTACATCTGCCAGAGTGCAATATACAGGACATAATTAAATCTCTCTAACTTACAAAAGCAAATATTGAATGTAGGACAAAAGGCCAATGAAAGAAATATAAGAACATAATTGTGGCAACTTTTACAAACTTGTTCGAGTTGTTCAGCGTTTGTGCAATTTTTCAAACAAGCGGCTTCTGCCCCCCATATTCTGAGTACAGACTTACTCATTTGCTACATCAACCAGGTTGTCTTTGTTAACAGCAAAAAGCTGCTCTCTGTGTGACTGCTTCATTTCATCTGAAATCCCGTATAAGAAATGGTCCAtacctaaaagaaaacaaagccacaTACTGCAATAACATACTGGAATCCCAGCTACAACTGCATGCAAGGAGTGCAGAGTAAGACAAATACTTGAGCAGGAAGGGAAGAATAAAGACTACAATTTGACAACCGTTCTGTGACAGGATTCAACTGTAAAACCAAAGATCACAGACTGGGTAAAGTAcctatttagaaaaaaaaatcattctattTTGGCAAATCAGTACCAAATATTTTGATACAGTTctatgttttaaatttaaaaaaaaaaaagaaattaagacaCTCGTGCCTGGAAAATAATCCCTGtaacttctatttaaaaaaaggcaatttttatTATAGTTGCTTATATTTAACTCCAAGCcagaattttttcctctgttctgccTTCATCTTTTAACTGTATTCATTCACCTAATATTGAGGAGCAGCTTGAATATGTATACTCAGTACAGAGACTGAACACATTCAGCATTTATGAAAAGGAGCAATGGTAATCAGCATCCACCAAGTACAAATTTTACTATATGATTTAGTTTAGCAAactattttctctcctttaaatataaaaggcaaataaatatCCCAGTGCTGAGAGGCTGGTGAGAATGTACCTTTATCTGAAGGAGCTATTGGTGCATCTACAGCAGCAAATACTGCCAATTTAGCTTCATCAATATCTTCTTGCGTGAACTCTCCAGACTTGGCCCATTCAACtgctttttcaaatgttttcaaggTGGCTAATGAATTTGGGTCCCTTAGTgtggaaaaaagtgaaattactGACTCGAGTCTTACAACATGAagtaattactttgtttttaccTCATTCATTTTACTATGCATTATACAAAACATGCATACATAAACCAAACTTTGTAGAATAGTGTGAaccaaatgtattttgaatttttgagTACACAAGAGCAGCAAGCTCAGTTGCTAAAAGTAGCTTCATGGCAGTGCGCAGAGAATTGGTATTAAAGAGATGGTAAACCAGCACTTCATAATCCACTATCAATTTGATTCAGCAGCTTAGAAGGCATAGCTTTCATTAAGAACAACAGCAGTATTTATGATATACCATATCTGTAAGTTGCTTTTCCTGCTACACTACTTTTTACTCCCTGTAAAACAGGTGCAACAGGTCAACAACTACTGAAATACTAACCAAGACAAGTCCTGCCACGTTGAAAACTTTGCAGAGAGGCAATGCTGCTCAAATTTTAGCCAGGAATCTTGCCCAAGTACTCTGTTAGTCTATCTTCGGTAAGATTTAATTCgatttaaaacagaattctATCAGACCCATGACATTTCTATTGGGAATTATAGCTAGTCTTCAATACTTTCATTTCAAACTTCATCTGTAAATTCCTTTGTAAAACTAAAGCAGGTTAACTGTTCCAGACTGACAAAcagtgggaaagaaaatatactCTCTCCATTCTAGCTCATTACTAgcaatgctttctgaatgttttttgcTGAATCTCTTGATGATTCCACCCACGGTCACCAAAAGAGGCtgtgtattttcaaaagcaagacCAGCAGAAAAAGTGCCCTTTTACTCCAGAATCTCAAAAGTTTACGAGTCTCTTCAGCCcaagacaaaataaatgaaaacctGTCTTACACAAACCTGGCACAAAGGCAACACTGGTTGCTAAACCAGCAGAGATAAACTAGACTTTCCCAGGGATAGAAACCAGAGAAAGCAAGGAGAGGTTTGTTAACAAAATTGATATACATTAAGCAATTAATCTTAATTACTTTCTTGTCATTCagtattctttttgtttcatttaatcTTGAAGGAGAGCTGCAACTAAGTCAAAGATGCATGCAAGTGCAGTCAGTGGTCCCCTGAGATATGACTTTACCTGTAGGAGTAGAAAGTGAATATTCCATTGTGATTAAGTTTAGCACCTCCACCATAAGCCCCTCCtttctctcttatttctctATGTAGGAACTTAGATGTCATCAACCGTGCAAGAATTCGAAGGCTGTAATGagagaaataatagaaaagatGTTAAGTGAATTGGGTAACAGTAATATTCTCAATTGCCTCTACTATTCAAAAAGATCTCAATTTACAATGCACTGCTTCTTGTAATCTACAACATGAACAATAACAGTTAACAACAGCTGAGTCAAGTGACATAGTTGTAAGAGTTGCTACTTTTGAACAATCCTttaattccatttatttcaccttaatgaaatacaaaaacagcCTCCTAACTGCAACTCTGCTACAGAGGAGTGTTACTTCAGACACGTTAAAGTAAGCAGGGCTATTATTTGGAAGTTAGGAGTTAGCAGCCCTTAGTTACTTCATCTCAGCGCTTACTAAAACAGGGCATTCATGGACTAAGCCATGTTCTGTAAAGAATTTGTCACAGATATACCATACTTTTATTGACACTCCATTTTCAACCGTCAACCTAAAACTTcccattttgttttgtgttatgCAACACACATACAAGCTCCCTGCTGATTCTGCTTCCTACCTTGCGTAGTCTGTAGCTGTGTAGGGAACTGTTCGAACACATTCCCCAATATAGTTGACTGGGAAGGGAAGCACAAAATGTGTCTTCATCGGGCATGGTTTGAATGTAGGATCCTAAGAGAAAAGAATACATTATTACCACAGCAGAGATGAGACAACGTATTCCTTTGAAAGCTCTGGCTTTTTTCAATAACTATGTGACTCTGTCTGTTTGGCAGAGTTTCATATGCTAAAGCTGCCAGGTGACTTACACTGCAATCAGTGTTAATACATTCAGCTTGCTGGATTAGCAATCCAGTACTACAATTGCCTTAGGAAACCAGAGTGTGTAGATACTGTACATCAGCTACTCATCCTTGCTCACCAGCTTCTAAGTTGTCCTCACATTACATTATTACCAAAGAGTTTTTGAGATGCATACTTCTCTGTCACATCTTTACTCTGATTGAAGTGTTCATAACTCTCCACTTCTACATCCATCACACTTGAGTCCATCTATTCAACTACATGTATTGAATCCTGAAAACAACACTTctccccacaaaaaaaaaaaaaagctgttttgtgaCAAGCAGCAGTTACTTGAATTTCACAGATCCCCTGCAGTAAACTTGATTCTTATTCAGAATCATAAtcacttaggttggaaaagaccttcaagatcaagTCCGACCAACAACCTGACCTACCAAGTCTCATCACTAAATTGTGTCCCTTAGTGCCACCAACACACATTTCTCAAATACCTTCAGAGATGCAGATCCCCTCACATCAGTACTTCCTATCCTTCTTATGTCTCCAGGCTCCTAAAGCACtcacttttctctttcacaCATATTCCTATGTGCTTACTTAACTACAGAGTCTTAAACACTCTCAAAAGCTTTTACAATTACATTTCAATACTCTCAAATGTTTCAAAACTCCAGAGATCTGTTCCATAGCCCTTCAGCTCCCCACACATCTCTGCATGGTTAGGCCAAGTACAGTACCACATGCATGACTTGTCAGCAAGAAAAATCTTCAGTTgtgctttcactgctttttctccatGGGAACTCATAGTAAACAAAGCTGCATTTCTCTTCTACAGCCAAactaagttttcatttttactaaACTGTAACTGATGCTCTTTTGTCTGGTGTCATTCAGATAGAAAATCATCTAGGAagtaaaggaaggaaaagaagggctAGGAGCAACAATACATGGATTTTTACAGTGTATTTTCTGCAAGCATGGATGTGAAGTCAGCTACATGATCTCCAAATCAGAActaaaaggaaagcaacaaaaaggaaGACAGACAGATGAAGTCTGAGGAATTGTTTAAACAATACAGTGTAGGATAAAGGGCACACACTGGTATCCTCAACCAATAATGTACTTACATTAATTAGCTTCCTTGTGATCTGCAAACTACTGAGCATTTTGCTTCCCACAGGTCTGACTTCTGAAGATTTCTACAAAAGATCCAGTCCTCATATTAGAAGATGATTTCAACTAAGAATACTATAAATGCAATCCCTATTCCCTCATATTTCTTGTGGTAGCTTTTGAAACCACCACCAGACCACACGTCTTCACAAACATAAGCAAGCCACttgattatttctttatatttgtatttctaaGCAAATGCTAAATAAACCTACTTTCAAGAGTAATTTTGTACCAAAAGAGACCAGGGGAAATATTAAAGAGTCCCCAAAAGTTCCAACCAACTGTTTCCTTCATGGGTAGTGAACTAGGAGCCTACTCTAGTTCCAGAAATTAACACAGTGTGGATTCTCTGACAACTAGATTGAATCAAATACAATTTGTGCCAAAAGTCCATCCAAATAATGAAACAGATTCCTACACTGCTAAGGAACTGCACCTTACTCCCTATTTCCATTTGGCCAGCATGCCAAGTAATGCACAGCTAAAGAAGAAGTTACAGTTTCATGTGATAAAGgaataattaattttccttcatCTCATGCATACGCAGTCACCTAAGGATAAGATCAGGCAGGTGATCAACAGGATTACTGTTGTCTGTTTTACAGGATGAAGACAAGCTGCTGTATGTTTTGCCACAAAGCCAGCCTATTGCAGAGTTGACTGGCCAATTTATTCAGACATCTCTGTATGGATagagtatttttcttcagactgaacagtTGCCATTACAGAAGATCAAATTAGATATATTTGATGCATTAGTCACAGTGATTTCTTACCTCAATCACATGGGGACGGACAggttttctctcctttttacTTCTAGTTATGCCCTTTATGAACTTCTCTACTTCTTTTGATGCCTCCGACATCTGTTGAGGTGCTGCATTCACAGAACATCTgccaaaaaacattttttactaTCTTTTTGTGGTTTTGCACAGTCCATTATGATTTGCACCACTGTGCCTAAGTATTTCCTATTAAATCATCAGAAAATTTCACCTGTGATCACGGATAATCTTTATCACAGAAAATAGTAAAATACCCCTAAGACAACATCTGatatgaccaaaaaaaaaaaaaaaattctaattattaattattaatttttttttatttattttgtttgtccCAAATCAGCAGTAGCTACCCACCACTTCTCAGCACAACATATGACTACACAGAtttcacaaaacagaaacatctcCTCTGTATTCCGTCTTTACAAGCACAGCTACTATGATTTTGAACAGCACATATACTTCAGTAATTTTATTCATCgttttctttgcaaaacaaTCTACGACAATTTAACATCAAACTGAACTAGTTTTGAAACTAATGTCTTATTTTTCCCCAACTGATACATAAAGCAGGTTTCAAAACATCCCTATTTtctatttaagagaaaaaataaaacaaaaataaactatgACAATGCAATATAACAGTATTTCTCTTGAGTACTtttcaaggtaaaaaaaaaaaaaaggcagaatatTGAAAGAATGTTCAACAATATCCAACATCTGAGTTTTGCATTTGCTGTAGATTTCAcctgttaaaaaacaaaagccacagCTACCATCAAATTCTTAAGCACATAAAACATGGACTGAACATTTCCACAGTATTTCCTCAGGTCTTCTGTTTCACAGGACTACAATACTGAGAAATGCACATTGACAGGCCATGGCTTCTCTCTTACCAcaatgtttctttctgtttaagCTAGAACTCACCTGATGTTGTCACTATTTAACAGATACTTCTTAATCCGTGGTAGTTTGCGTAGTATTGGTTTAACATCAGGCATTTCTGCTATTCTCTTCATCAACTTCACCTGCACGGAAAGGGCAGAACTACAGATGAAGTCATTAGAAAGATTCAACAGAAATTAGCACTGTCATTCCACAGTAGAGGATTTGAGCCTCACTTAAAAACACCATTAACTTTTCACCTGATCCATCCCACTGAACATTTCTTGCAGTTCTCCAGAAGGCGTAAGGTTTTTGCTAGCTCTAATAGAA encodes the following:
- the LOC104911398 gene encoding ATP-dependent 6-phosphofructokinase, platelet type-like, giving the protein HNLLFCFNVKIKEISWGDVGGWTGQGGSILGTKRTLPAKYLEKIADQMRTNNINALMVIGGFEAYLGLLELSAAREKYDEFCVPMVMVPATVSNNVPGSDFSIGADTALNTITDTCDRIKQSASGTKRRVFIIETMGGYCGYLANMGALAAGADAAYIFEEQFDIRELQANVEHLTEKMKTSIQRGLVLRNENCNENYTTDFIYQLYSEEGKGVFDCRKNVLGHMQQGGAPSPFDRNFGTKISAKAMQWISKKLKETYRKGKVFANTDDSVCLLGMRRRNLVFQPVAELKNETDFVHRIPMEQWWLKLRPLMKILAKYKTSYDVSDSGQLEHVAMHSPKEAETGAI